The DNA region CGATCTACCGGTCGGCGGTGTGCCTGCTGCACCCCGACGCGGCCCGCCGGCTGACCGACGCCATCCGGCTGGCGCGCGGCATCGGCTGCCGGCTGCGGGTGTACGATGCCTTCCGCCCGACAGAGGCGCAATGGCGGCTTTGGCAGGCCTTTCCCGACCCGACCTACATCGCCGATCCCCGGCTGGGCTCCAACCACAGCCGCGGCGTGGCGATCGACCTGACGCTCGCCGATGCCGCCGGCGTGCCGCTGGACATGGGCACCGGCTTCGACGAGATGACGGAGCGGTCGCACCATGGCCGCAGCGACCTGACCGCGAAGCAGCAGCGCAACCGCGCCAAGCTGCTGGGCGTAATGGTCGCCGCGGGCTGGGAGCACTACCCGTCCGAATGGTGGCATTACCAGCTGCCGGATGCGGAGAGCTACCCCCTGCTGACCGACGCCGCCGCCGGCGGGCGGCTGATGTAGGATCGGCCGGTCCAAGCAGGATTGCCCAGGCCGGCACCCCCCAGGCTGAGCGACAGGCCGGGCCGTTGTGGCCCGATACGGGCAAGCCTGCTTAGGCTGCGGGCGCCATCCCGGCGGCGCGGTTTCACGGCGTGTAGCGCCGATCACGCGTTCCATTGTTGCACGCGCGCACCGCATCGCCGTCCTCAGCGGCAAAGCGGCGGTCGGCGCTTGTTCGTATGGCGAAGACTATGGCACACCCTTTGCGTCGGGACGGAGGTCGTCCCGGCCAGCCTCTTCCGCAGGGCGCCATGCCGTTCCGTCGTGCCGTCAAGGTTCTCGCCGCCGCCGCGCTGTCCGTCTGGACCGCGCTCGTGCCGGCGTCGCGGCCCGCCATGGCCGATTCCGCCTCCGCGCCGGGCGCCAGCGCCGTCGTCTTCGCCTATGACCGCTTCGGCGAGGACCAGAACCCCTCGATCAGCATCCGCATCGACCAGTTCGAATCGCATCTGGACGAGCTGACGGACGGCGACTACCGCGTCCTGCCGCTGCCGAGGATCCTGGACGCCCTGCGCACCGGCAAGCCGCTGCCCGACCGCACGGTCGCCATCACCATCGACGAGGCCAGCCGCTCCGCCTTCACCGAGGCCTGGCCGCGGCTGAAGGCGGCCAACCTGCCCTTCACGCTGTTCGTCGCGACCGACGCGGTGGACCGCGGCTCCCCCACCCACATGACCTGGGGCGAAATCCGGCAGCTGGCGGCGGCCGGCGTCACCATCGGCGCGCTCGGCACCTCCACCCAGTCGATGCTGGCGCGCAGCCCGGACCAGCAGGCGGCCGATCTGCGCCGGATGTCCGACCGCTTCCAGGCGGAGCTGGGACGGCGCCCGACGATCTTCTCCTACCCGCAGGGGGAATATTCGCTGGCGGTGCGGCAGCTGGTGATGGACCAGGGCTTCGCCGCCGCCTTCGGCCAGCAGTCGGGCGTGCTGCACGCCCAGGCCGATCCCTGGAGCCTGCCGCGCTTCGTCATGAACGAGACCTATGGCAGCGCCGACCGGTTCGAGCTGGCGGCCAATGCCCTGCCGCTGCCGGTGTCGGACCTGACGCCCGACGACCCGCTGGTCACCGTCAACCCGCCACCGCTGGGCTTCACCATCGCCGATGGGGTGGGGGACAGTTCAAAGCTGGCCTGCTTCGCCACCGGTCAGGGCCGCACCGCTCTGGAACGCATCGCGGAGGATCGGGTGGAGGTCCGGATCCGGGATCCCTTCCCGCCGGGCCGCGCCCGCGTCAACTGCACCTTGCCGACCGCCGACGGCCGCTGGCGCTGGCTGGGCGTGCAGTTCCTGATCCCGGAATGACGGGCTAGAGCATCGCGCCTGAAATCTGAATCGACAGTTGCGCTTGGGCCGTTGACGTGATTCACCGTTGTTGGAGGTGGATCATGGGGCGCAGCTATTCGTCGGACCTTCGGGTTCGGATTTACGGAGAGGTCGAGAAAGGCGGTTCGCGTCGGGCGGCGGCGCGCCGGTTCGATGTGAGCGCGAGCACGGGCGTGCGGCTTGCTCAGCGCATGGCGGCAACGGGCTCGCTGGACCCGGCCCGGCAGGGGCGCCCACCGGGCGGTGGCAAGCTGGCCCCGCATGCCGAACTTCTGATCGGCTGGGTGGAGAAGCAAGGCGACATCACCATGCCCGAACTGGCGGCCAAGCTGAAGGCCGAGCGCGGGGTCACGGTCCACCCCGCCTCGCTGTCGCGCTTCCTGCTCGCCCGCGGCTTCACTGTCAAAAAAAACGGTGCTGGCGAGCGAGGCCGGTCGCGCTGACGTTGCTGAGGACCGCCGGAGTTGGCGCAGCCACCGTCAGCCCCGGATGCGCGAGGAGCCGGATCGGCTGGTGTTTCTCGACGAGACCGCAACCACCACGAAGATGACCCGACTGCGCGGACGGGCCAAGCGCGGCCAGCGGTTCAAGGCCACGGCGCCGTTTGGCCATTGGGGCACCCAGACCTTCATCGCTGCCCTGCGCTGCGACGGGCTGACCGCCCCGTGGATCATCAAGGGCGCGATGAACCGGACGCTCTTCGAGACCTATGTCGAGACACAACTCGCCCCGACCCTGCGGCCGGGCGATGTCGTCATCCTCGACAACCTATCCAGCCATAAGAGTGAAAAGGCCAAGGCCATCCTCAAGGAACGTGGCGCTTGGTTCCTCTTCCTGCCGCCCTACAGTCCCGACCTCAACCCTATCGAAATGGCGTTCGCCAAGCTCAAAGCTCATCTCCGCCGCATCGGCGCCCGTACCATCGAGGAGTTGTGGAGGGCTGTCGGCTCTATCTGCGACCTCTACACACCAGACGAATGCTGGAACTACCTCAAACATGCAGGATATGCGTCAGATTAAACGCTCGAAACTCTAAGCATTTCCCCGCGAGTTTTTATTCAAGCCCAAGGTTTCCGATAGGGCATTGGCGGCACGACCTGTGACGCCTATGGTGCCGGCCTGGCGCGCCGTCGCGGCGTGCGCGGCAAACCCGGGAGGGAGCGATGGCGCAAGGCCCCCAGATGCAGAACGGACAAGTGACGGCCGGACCGGGCTCCGACATCGGCTGGTCCGATACGGTGCGGTTCCGCCTTCCGCCGGGCTGGGCTGTCGATGTGGAAGAGCATGAGGGCCAGCCGGTCGGCACCTTCCGGCCGCCGCCGCCGGCCGCCGGCGTGCTGCGGCTGGTGACCGACCGGGTGACGCCTCGGCCGGAGTCCGGCGGCGTGGCCGGCACCCTGCGGGAGATGGCCCTGCGCTTCGTCAGGCCGCAGGATCCGCGGGCCGGCGACCGGACGGTGGAAAGCCGGGCCGACGGCGCGGTGATCGCCCAGGCAATGATGCGGACGGAAGAAGACGGCCGGGCCGAGACCCATTACCTGTGGCTGGTCGGCGCCGAACGCGCGCAAACGGCGGGAACCGCCGGGGGAGCGGTGGCCGCGGTCGCGATGTTCAGCTTCGCGCTTCCCGCGCTGATGGATGGCGACGACTCCTGCGCCGAGATGCTGGGCCGGATCGACGACGCCATCCGCAATGCGGAAATACTGTAGAGCCTGACGGCTGCCGTGCCCGGAACGCCGGTCAGCAGTGGCCGGCGCCGGTGGCCATCAGCGCCTTCAGGCGGATCGACTTCGGATCATGCGCAACCGCCGCCTCTTCCGCAGCCAGGGCGGCGAGGCTGATGAAGCGCGCGAGGTCTTCCAGATCGCAGCGCGTCGCGTCGCTCATCAGACTGTCCAGGCATGACTTGATCGCCAGGGCCACATCGCGTCGTTCGTCCATCATCGCGCTTCCCTTTCACACCTGTGTGACCAGCTTTGCATGGAACCGCGTGCAGTGGTGGCCGCGACGAAAACGCTGCCGGCCCGACCCTTGGCGGTCATCCCCTATGGCGCAAAGGAGATAGCATATTCCCTTTGTCGTTTCACTAATAGATTTTCCGGTTCATGAATAAACACAGCAACCGCGAATTGATTAGAAGCAGCTTTGCACGCCGTTGCTTGTTAATGAAAGGTTAACTTCAGAGGGTGCTTCGTAGCCGAACCATTATTCACTTGTAACACTCGTGACGAGTTGAATCAGATGTGACGAATATCGGGATATTCATCTTTTCTGATTTGAATACACCGGTATTCTATTGCCGCGGGATGCGGATCGGCAACGCCTGCGGGAAGGACGGGACCGCAACGTTTTCCCCGCTTTTGCATGCCGAAAGCCGCGCCACCCTGTTGCAGCCAGAAACGGCTCCGCCTATATCTCCGCCAGCACGGGACGGACCCCACGGATCAGACCTCCATGGGCCAGACTCTCAAGCGCTCCACCGACGTTTCACCGACCCAATGGGGATCGCGGCGGTGCCGGACCAGACGGGCCGCCACGTATCTGCCGAACGAAAGAGGCTGAACATGAGCAAAGTGATTGGTATCGACCTCGGCACCACGAACTCGTGCGTCGCCGTGATGGAAGGCGGCAGCGCCAAGGTGATCGAGAACGCCGAGGGCGCGCGGACCACGCCGTCCATGGTCGCCTTCAGCCAGGGCGGCGAGCGGCTGATCGGCCAGCCCGCCAAGCGTCAGGCGGTCACCAATCCGGAAAACACCCTCTTCGCGATCAAGCGTCTGATCGGCCGCCGCTTCGACGATCCGCTGACGAAGAAGGACCAGGGTCTGGTTCCCTACCGCATCATCTCCGGCGACAACGGCGACGCCTGGGTCGAGGCGCACGGCAAGAAGTACAGCCCCAGCCAGATCAGCGCCTTCATCCTCACCAAGATGAAGGAGACCGCCGAGAACTATCTGGGCGAGAAGGTCACGCAGGCGGTCATCACCGTCCCGGCCTACTTCAACGACAGCCAGCGCCAGGCCACCAAGGACGCCGGCAAGATCGCCGGCCTGGAAGTGCTGCGCATCATCAACGAGCCGACGGCCGCCGCTCTGGCCTACGGCATGGAGAAGAAGGGCACCGGCACCGTCGCGGTCTATGACCTGGGCGGCGGCACCTTCGACATCTCCGTGCTGGAGATCGGCGACGGCGTGTTCGAGGTGAAGTCGACCAACGGCGACACCTTCCTGGGCGGCGAGGACTTCGACAGCCGGGTCATCGAGTATCTGGCCGACGAGTTCAACAAGGAGCAGGGCATCGACCTGCGCAAGGACAAGCTCGCGCTGCAGCGCCTGAAGGAAGCTGCGGAGAAGGCGAAGATCGAGCTGTCGTCCACCACGCAGACCGAAGTCAACCTGCCCTTCATCACCGCCGACCAGACCGGCCCGAAGCACCTGAACATCAAGCTGACCCGCGCCAAGCTGGAAGCCCTGGTGGACGATCTGGTGCAGCGCACGATCGAGCCCTGCAAGTCCGCCCTGAAGGACGCGGGCCTGAAGGCCAGCGAGATCGACGAGGTGATCCTGGTCGGCGGCATGACCCGCATGCCCAAGGTCATCGACGCGGTGAAGCAGTTCTTCGGCCGTGAGCCGCACCGCGGCGTGAACCCGGACGAGGTGGTCGCCATCGGCGCCGCCATCCAGGGCGGCGTGCTGAAGGGCGAGGTCAAGGACGTCCTGCTGCTCGACGTCACACCGCTGAGCCTGGGCATCGAGACGCTGGGCGGCGTCTTCACCCGTCTGATCGACCGCAACACCACGGTCCCGACGAAGAAGAGCCAGACCTTCTCGACCGCCGAGGACAACCAGAACGCCGTCACCATCCGCGTCTTCCAGGGCGAGCGCGAGATGGCGCAGGACAACAAGATGCTGGGCCAGTTCGATCTGGTCGGCATCCCGCCGGCCCCGCGCGGCGTGCCGCAGATCGAGGTGACCTTCGACATCGACGCCAACGGCATCGTCAGCGTCACGGCGAAGGACAAGGCGACCGGCAAGGAGCAGCAGATCCGCATCCAGGCCTCGGGCGGCCTGTCGGACGCCGACATCCAGAAGATGGTGAAGGACGCGGAGGCCCATGCCGACGCCGACAAGAAGCGCCGTGAGCTGGTCGACGCCCGCAACCATGCCGACGCCCTGATCCACACCACCGAGCGGACCATCAAGGAGAACGGCGACAAGATCCCGGACTCCGACAAGACCGCCGCGGAAGCTGCCGTCGCCGAGCTGAAGTCGGTGCTGGAGAGCGAGGATCTGGACGGCATCAAGGCGAAGACCGAGGCGCTTGCCCAGGTTTCCATGAAGCTGGGCGAGGCGATGTACAAGGCCGGCCAGGGCGAGGCGCCGGGTGCGGGCGGCGAGGCGCCGGGCGCCCAGCCGAACGAGCCGGGCGTCGTCGATGCCGACTTTGAAGAGGTCCAGGACGACAAGAAGAAGTCGGCGTAACCCGGCGCAAGCTTCTTTTTGATACGGATGTGACGCGAGCATCGATGGCCCGCCGCCTTTCCCCGGCGGCGGGCCATCGGTATGCTGGGGTCAGGCTCCGGCATGACGCGGACAGTTTGGACCAGAACGACTCAAAGGCGGTCGGCCCCAATGGCGAAACAGGATTATTACGAGCTGCTCGGTGTGGCGAAGAGCGCCAGCGCGGATGAGCTGAAAAAGGCTTATCGCAAGATGGCGATGCAGTACCACCCGGATCGCAACCAGGGCGACAAGGACGCCGAGCAGAAGTTCAAGGAAATCAACGAGGCGTACGACGTCCTGAAGGACGATCAGAAACGCGCGGCCTACGACCGGTTCGGCCACGCGGCCTTCGAGAACGGCCGTGGTCCGGGCGCGGGCGCCGGGGCCGGCGGCTTCAACTTCGACTTCGGCGGCGGCGGCGGCTTCGCCGACATCTTCGACGAGATGTTCGGGGAGTTCATGGGCGGGCGCCGCGGCGGCGGCGGCGCGTCCGGCCGCGGCCAGGATCTGCGCTACAATCTGGAAATCGGGCTGGAGGAGGCCTTCAAGGGCACTCAGACCACCATCCGCGTGCCGACCACCGTGCAGTGCGACGGCTGCAACGGCTCCGGTGCGGCGGCGGGAACCCAGCCGATCACCTGCCCGACCTGTCAGGGCCACGGCAAGGTGCGGGCGCAGCAGGGCTTCTTCACCATCGAGCGGACCTGCCCCGGTTGCCATGGCGCCGGCAAGGTCATCAAGGACGCCTGCAAGACCTGCGGCGGCTCCGGCCGTCTGCGCAAGGAAAAGACCCTGCAGGTCAACATCCCCGCCGGCGTCGAGGACGGCACCCGCATCCGTCTGGCGGGCGAGGGGGAGGCGGGCTTGCGCGGGGCGCCGGCCGGCGACCTCTACATCTTCCTGGCGATCGGCCCGCACCCGATCTTCCAGCGCGACGGCGCCAACATCCACTGCCGGGTGCCGATCCCGATGACCACGGCGGCGCTCGGCGGTTCGGTGGAGGTTCCGACCATCGACGGTACCCGCACCAAGGTGACGGTGCCGCCGGGCACCCAGTCCGGCCACCAGTTCCGCATCAAGGGCAAGGGCATGTCGGTGCTGCGCAGCGCCCAACGCGGCGACATGTACATCCAGGCGGTGGTTGAGACCCCGGTGAACCTGACCAAGCGCCAGCAGGAACTGCTGCGCGAGTTCGAGGGCGCCGCCAAGGAAGGGTCGAATCCGCAGTCGGAAGGCTTCTTCGCCAAGGTGAAGGAGCTTTGGGAAGACCTGAAGGACTGAGCTGCCTTTCCGGCCTCCGGGGCGGGCGTGGTGAACGAACGTTATGGACGGGCGTTATGATCGGGCGGCGTGTCGGTGACACGCCGCCCGATACTTTTTGTCGCATGGCCCGAGCTTTCGGATGGCTGAAATGCCATTTTCAAGCGAAAGCCGTTGAAGGGATGGGCATGCCCGTGTAATCACCCTTCATGGCTAATTCTTCGGCGATATGCTCGGCTCAAGCCGGGGGCAGGCGGTTGCATGCGGGTTGATAAGTTCCCCGCCGCCCTGTTCGACGCGTTCGTCCGGGGCGACGAACTGCCCACCCTGATCCATCCGGGCGACCACACGCCCATCCTGCAGCGGCGGCGCGCCGCGATGATCCAGTCGCGCGTGCGGATGGTGGCGCTGATCTTCGGCATCCTGACGCCGCTGTGGATCGCCATCGACGTGACGGTCTTCGAATGGTCGCTGGCGATCTGGCTGATCGTCCTGCGCCTGACCGCCAGCGCCGCCTTCCTGGCGCTCGCCTTCGACCGCCGGACATGCGACGACATGAACTGCGCCTGGCGGCGGCTGGCGGCGCTGCTGGCGATCCCGACGCTGTTCTTCGCCATTTCGCACCCACTGCTCTGCGACCAGGGCGTCGACGATCTGCGCATCGCGGTCAGCGCCGGCTACGGCTATCTGCCCTTCGTGATGGTGGCGGGTCTCAGCGTTTTTCCGCTGACCGCGCTCGAAGGCGCGCTGTTCGCCGCGCCGATGTTGGGCGCCCATCTGGCCGCCGGCTTCTACGGGTCGCTGGTGATGCCGTTCCCCTCCTACATCAGCGCGCTGTGGCTGCTGCTGCTGATCGCGGTGGTGGCGACGCTGGCGGCGATCAGCCAGCTGCACTTCATGGTCGCCCTGCTGGCGCAGGCGGCGCACGACGCGCTGACAGGCGCCTTTTCCCGCCGCATCGGCGAGGAGTTGCTGAAGCTCCAGGTCGCCAATGCCGAGCGGACGTCGCAGCCGCTGACGGTGATCTTCGTCGACCTGGATGATTTCAAGGCGGTCAACGACCGTTTTGGACATGAGGAGGGCGACCGGGTTCTGCGCCATGCCGCCAACACCATCCGCAGCCTGCTGCGCCAGTCCGATGCGCTGGTCCGCTGGGGCGGGGAGGAATTCCTGATCCTCATGCCCGACACCCGGATCGACGGTGCGATGATCGCGGTGGAGCGGATGCGCCGCGCCGGGTTCGGCAAGCGGCCGGACGGCATCCTGCAGACCGCCAGCATCGGCATCGCCGAGCAGTCCACCGACCGCCCCGCCGATTGGGAAGCCCTGGTGGAGCTGGCCGACCAGCGCATGTACCGCGCCAAGCAGGACGGCAAGAACCGGGTGATCGGACCGGGCGAGGGCACCGGCCCGGACTCCGACTCCCAGCCCTGGGATGAAATCCTCGCCTAAAGCGAATTTGCATTCGCTTTGAATTTATAGACCTCATTCGCCGGTCGGACTTCGGCCGCATGAGCGGCCGGGACCGCAGTCGCGGTCCAAAGCGGATCGCGATCCGCTTTAAGCGGCGGCGAGCGGATACTCCCGCAAGGCCTCATACACCGCGCCGCCGTTGCCGAGATGGCTGCGGTAGAGCGTGAAATGCTCCACGGCCATCGGGCCGGCGCGGAACAGGCCGCGGTCGGACAGGAAGCGGCCGATGCGGTCAGGCGGCGCGTCCTTCAGCCGGGCCAGCGTGACGTGGGGGGAGAATTTCCGCTCCTCCGCCGGCAGGCCGCAGCGGACGAGCGCGGATTCGACCTTGGCCTGCAGATGGGCCAGGGCCTCGCTGCGCTCCACCCCCGCCCATAGAACCCGCGCCCGGCGCGCGCTGCCGTAGACGCCGACCCCATCCAGAACAAGCGGGAAGGCGGGCGCCCGGACCTCCGCCAGCGCGGCGTCGATGTCCATCGCCTGATCCTCCGGCACCTCGCCGATGAAGCGCAGGGTGAGGTGCAGGTTCTCCGGCTCGGTCCAGCGCGCGCCGGGCACCCCGCCGGCCAGCCCGGCCAGCCTTTGGCGAACGTCCTCCGTCAGGTCGAGGGCGACGAACAGGCGGAGCATGGGGCACCTCCGGAGTTGCTGCAACGGCTGCGGATCGCCCCCTCCCTAACCCTCTCCCGCAATCGGAGCGGCTTTCGGCCGGTCAATGGCGGGGAGGGGCGGGAAGGGGGCGGGAAGGGGCGGGAAGGGGCGGGAAGAAGCAACCGCGGCTGACGTTATGCCAACAGCTTACGGGCACGGATCCGGCATGCGGTTGTGCACGGCATCGATCTCCGCCATCACCTCCGGCGACAGGGTGACGTCGATGGAGTCGATGTTGGAGATCAGCGTCTCCATCGTCGTCGCCCCGATCAGCGACGAGGTGACGAAGGGTTGCTGCAACGTGAAGGCGATGGCCATCTGGTTGGGCGCCAGACCATGGCGGCGGGCAATGTCCAGATAGGCCTCCGTCGCGGCGTCGGCGTTGACCGTGTTGTAGCGCGACGGCCGGTGGTCGAGCGCGCGGCGGCTGCCCGGCGGGATGGCGCCGTTCAGATACTTGCCGGTCAGCGTGCCGGCGGCCAGCGGCGAATAGGCCAGCAGTCCGACATCCTCGCGCAGCGCCACCTCCGACAAACCGTTCTCGAAGGTCCGGTTCAGCAGGTTGTAGGCGTTCTGGATCGAGGCGACGCGCGGCAGCCCGGCGATTTCGGCGGCGCGCAGCCAGCGCATCACGCCCCACGGGCTCTCGTTCGACAGGCCGATATGGCGGATCTTGCCGGCCTGCACCAGTTCGGCCAGCGCCGCCAGCGTCTCCTCGATCGGCACGCCGTCCTGCTGCGGCTTGTGCTGGTAGTTGCGGACGCCGAAGCGGTTGGTCACGCGGTCGGGCCAGTGGATCTGGTAGAGGTCGATGTAGTCGGTCTTCAGCCGCGACAGGCTGGCCTCGACCGCCGCGAAGAGGTTGGCGCGGTCCAGCCGCGACTTGCCCTCGCGCACCCAGCCGAACCCGCCGCCCGGCGCACCGATGATCTTGCTGGCGAGGATCACCTTGTCACGCCGGCCGCGCGACTGGAACCAGCTGCCGATCACCTCCTCCGTCTTGCCGTAGGTGTCGGCGGTGGGCGGGATCGCGTACATCTCCGCCGTGTCCCAGAAATTGATGCCGCGGTCGAGCGCCGCGTCCATCTGGGCATGGCCTTCGGCCTCGGTGTTCTGGCGGCCCCAGGTCATGGAGCCCAGGCCGATGGCGCTGACCGACAGGCCGGTTCGGCCGAGCGGACGATACTGCATCCGGAACGTTCCTTATTCGAAATGATCTTTACAGAAAGAGCGTCAACACGCCGGTGTAGCCATAGAGGCGGTTGTGCGACACCTCGCCCGACGCGAAGAAGCCCGTCAGCGGGATGTCGCCGAAGGTTTCGCGGATCATCGCCAGCTCCGCATCGGCGGTGCCGAACAGGCTGGGACCACGCGCGATGCAGCTGACATACACCGCCCCCTTCGGCGTCGCCTTCACCCGTTTCTTGAGGCTGTCCAGCATCCGGCGCATGTCGGCGGCGGCGGTTTCGGGATCGCGGCGGGTGAACACCACCGGCTGTCCGGTCGTCACCCGTTCGGCGATGGAGATCCAGCCGGCACGTGGATCGATCGCGACCAGGTCGCGGACCAGATAGTCCTGGGTGTCGGATCCGACGATGGGCAGCCCGGCGCAGATCAGCCCGGACACCTGCCGCAGATCGGCGGCGAGCTCCGGGCCGATGTCCTCCTTGAAGACCTCCAGCGCCGGGCGGCCGTCGATCTCCAGGATGACGTTCTCGTCGCTGGCGGTGACGGTGCGGGTCGGCCCTATGGGGCGGCAGCCCTGGGTCAGGGCGGTGGCGACCGGGAGGTTGGGCGCGAACAGCACCCCCGACACGCCGCCCTTGGTGACCGGATCGCCGTCCTCGGCCCCGGCGGCGATCTGCGGGAACTCCCCGCGCGAGGCGGTCAGTCCGCCGACCAGGAAGACGCCGGCCTCCTCCGACAGGCGGGACACCAGCCCGGCCATGTCGGCATGGTGGGGATCGACATGGACCAGCGCCAGCGCCGCGCCATGCTTGTCCAGCCAGCCGCCGGCGCTGTGGCGCAGCGGCTCCAGCCCGTTGGTCAGGGTGGGGAACAGGCGGAAGCTGTCTTCCGGCAGGCGGGCGGCCATGATCGCCAGCCCGGGCTCGTTGAACAGGGCTTCGCCGTTCGCCATCACGCCGATGCCGGCGGTGCCGACCCAATGGCGGATGCCGGTGACGCCGCGCAGCAGGGTGACGATGCTGGTCGCATGTTCCGCCAGCCCGTCGGTCAGGTAGAGGAAGCCCAGGTTGCAGCCGGCGACCGGCCCCAGCCGGTCCCCCAGCTTTTCCAGGCAGGCCTTGACCGCCGGTCCCCACTCCGCCCCGGCGGCGCAGGCGGCGTGAAAGCGGATGTCGCTGTCCAGGGTCACGGACATGATGGGTCAGCCTCCGGGCTTTTCGGTCGTCTTCTGGATTTGCGGCAGACTGTCGAGCAGCGCGGTGACGGAGGGCAGGATGCGCTCCACGATCGTCGCCACGCCCTTGGCGTTGGGATGCAGCCCGTCCTGCTGGATCAGCGACCGTTCCAGCGCCACCCCGTCGAGGAAGAAGGGGTAGAGCGGCAGATCATAGGTCTTCGCAAGGTCGGGATAGATGGCGTTGAACTTGTCGGTATAGGGCTTTCCCAGGCTGGGGGAGGCGTACATGCCGGCCAGCAGCGTCGGGATCCTGCGCTCCTTCAACGCCTTCAGGATGGCGTCGAGGTTGTCCTTCGCCTGGGCGGGATCGAGCCCGCGCAGCATGTCGTTGGCGCCCAGCTCGACGATGGCGGCGTCCGGCTTGTCGGCCAGCGCCCAGTCCAGCCGCGCCCGGCCGCCGGCGGTGGTGTCGCCCGACACGCCGGCATTGATGACGGTGACGTTGTAGCCCCTCTCCGTCAGCGCCTTTTCCAGCTGGCGGGTGAAGCCCTCCGGTTCCGGCAGGCCGTAGCCGGCGGTCAGGCTGTCGCCCAGCGCCAGCAGCTTCACCGGCTGCGCGGCATCGGCGCGGGTCGGTACGCTCATCGATATCCCCGACGCAAAAACGAAGGCGAGCGCAGCACCGATGGCGCCAATGTTGAAAGCCCGGCGGGTCGAGCCATATGGCGATGGTCCGTTCCGCTTGTGCGAGAGTCGCATGTCCAAGGTTCAATCCTCTGCAACGTCGTCCACTTCCATCGCCCGACCGCTCCATGATCCCATTGTGGAACTCGACGACGTCCACTTGAGATTGGACAGCGGTGCCGGACCCGTCAACATCCTGCGGGGCGTGAATCTCCAGGTGGCGGCCGGAGAGCGGGTCGGCGTCGTCGGCCCCAGCGGCTCCGGCAAATCGA from Azospirillum ramasamyi includes:
- the ddpX gene encoding D-alanyl-D-alanine dipeptidase; the protein is MLTEIAPPAFDIDLELLYATADNLSGVPIYRSAVCLLHPDAARRLTDAIRLARGIGCRLRVYDAFRPTEAQWRLWQAFPDPTYIADPRLGSNHSRGVAIDLTLADAAGVPLDMGTGFDEMTERSHHGRSDLTAKQQRNRAKLLGVMVAAGWEHYPSEWWHYQLPDAESYPLLTDAAAGGRLM
- a CDS encoding polysaccharide deacetylase family protein; translated protein: MPFRRAVKVLAAAALSVWTALVPASRPAMADSASAPGASAVVFAYDRFGEDQNPSISIRIDQFESHLDELTDGDYRVLPLPRILDALRTGKPLPDRTVAITIDEASRSAFTEAWPRLKAANLPFTLFVATDAVDRGSPTHMTWGEIRQLAAAGVTIGALGTSTQSMLARSPDQQAADLRRMSDRFQAELGRRPTIFSYPQGEYSLAVRQLVMDQGFAAAFGQQSGVLHAQADPWSLPRFVMNETYGSADRFELAANALPLPVSDLTPDDPLVTVNPPPLGFTIADGVGDSSKLACFATGQGRTALERIAEDRVEVRIRDPFPPGRARVNCTLPTADGRWRWLGVQFLIPE
- a CDS encoding IS630 family transposase (programmed frameshift), which codes for MGRSYSSDLRVRIYGEVEKGGSRRAAARRFDVSASTGVRLAQRMAATGSLDPARQGRPPGGGKLAPHAELLIGWVEKQGDITMPELAAKLKAERGVTVHPASLSRFLLARGFTVKKTVLASEAGRADVAEDRRSWRSHRQPRMREEPDRLVFLDETATTTKMTRLRGRAKRGQRFKATAPFGHWGTQTFIAALRCDGLTAPWIIKGAMNRTLFETYVETQLAPTLRPGDVVILDNLSSHKSEKAKAILKERGAWFLFLPPYSPDLNPIEMAFAKLKAHLRRIGARTIEELWRAVGSICDLYTPDECWNYLKHAGYASD
- the dnaK gene encoding molecular chaperone DnaK, which encodes MSKVIGIDLGTTNSCVAVMEGGSAKVIENAEGARTTPSMVAFSQGGERLIGQPAKRQAVTNPENTLFAIKRLIGRRFDDPLTKKDQGLVPYRIISGDNGDAWVEAHGKKYSPSQISAFILTKMKETAENYLGEKVTQAVITVPAYFNDSQRQATKDAGKIAGLEVLRIINEPTAAALAYGMEKKGTGTVAVYDLGGGTFDISVLEIGDGVFEVKSTNGDTFLGGEDFDSRVIEYLADEFNKEQGIDLRKDKLALQRLKEAAEKAKIELSSTTQTEVNLPFITADQTGPKHLNIKLTRAKLEALVDDLVQRTIEPCKSALKDAGLKASEIDEVILVGGMTRMPKVIDAVKQFFGREPHRGVNPDEVVAIGAAIQGGVLKGEVKDVLLLDVTPLSLGIETLGGVFTRLIDRNTTVPTKKSQTFSTAEDNQNAVTIRVFQGEREMAQDNKMLGQFDLVGIPPAPRGVPQIEVTFDIDANGIVSVTAKDKATGKEQQIRIQASGGLSDADIQKMVKDAEAHADADKKRRELVDARNHADALIHTTERTIKENGDKIPDSDKTAAEAAVAELKSVLESEDLDGIKAKTEALAQVSMKLGEAMYKAGQGEAPGAGGEAPGAQPNEPGVVDADFEEVQDDKKKSA
- the dnaJ gene encoding molecular chaperone DnaJ, which produces MAKQDYYELLGVAKSASADELKKAYRKMAMQYHPDRNQGDKDAEQKFKEINEAYDVLKDDQKRAAYDRFGHAAFENGRGPGAGAGAGGFNFDFGGGGGFADIFDEMFGEFMGGRRGGGGASGRGQDLRYNLEIGLEEAFKGTQTTIRVPTTVQCDGCNGSGAAAGTQPITCPTCQGHGKVRAQQGFFTIERTCPGCHGAGKVIKDACKTCGGSGRLRKEKTLQVNIPAGVEDGTRIRLAGEGEAGLRGAPAGDLYIFLAIGPHPIFQRDGANIHCRVPIPMTTAALGGSVEVPTIDGTRTKVTVPPGTQSGHQFRIKGKGMSVLRSAQRGDMYIQAVVETPVNLTKRQQELLREFEGAAKEGSNPQSEGFFAKVKELWEDLKD
- a CDS encoding GGDEF domain-containing protein, whose amino-acid sequence is MRVDKFPAALFDAFVRGDELPTLIHPGDHTPILQRRRAAMIQSRVRMVALIFGILTPLWIAIDVTVFEWSLAIWLIVLRLTASAAFLALAFDRRTCDDMNCAWRRLAALLAIPTLFFAISHPLLCDQGVDDLRIAVSAGYGYLPFVMVAGLSVFPLTALEGALFAAPMLGAHLAAGFYGSLVMPFPSYISALWLLLLIAVVATLAAISQLHFMVALLAQAAHDALTGAFSRRIGEELLKLQVANAERTSQPLTVIFVDLDDFKAVNDRFGHEEGDRVLRHAANTIRSLLRQSDALVRWGGEEFLILMPDTRIDGAMIAVERMRRAGFGKRPDGILQTASIGIAEQSTDRPADWEALVELADQRMYRAKQDGKNRVIGPGEGTGPDSDSQPWDEILA
- the thpR gene encoding RNA 2',3'-cyclic phosphodiesterase encodes the protein MLRLFVALDLTEDVRQRLAGLAGGVPGARWTEPENLHLTLRFIGEVPEDQAMDIDAALAEVRAPAFPLVLDGVGVYGSARRARVLWAGVERSEALAHLQAKVESALVRCGLPAEERKFSPHVTLARLKDAPPDRIGRFLSDRGLFRAGPMAVEHFTLYRSHLGNGGAVYEALREYPLAAA